The following coding sequences lie in one Synechococcus sp. PCC 7336 genomic window:
- a CDS encoding response regulator, translating to MAKFLKLLIVDDDEVDRMAILRAIARSSLKADCDEARNGAEAVAAIEAEDYNCVFLDYRLPDTDGLSLVKDIRQADVKIPLIVLTGQGDEQIAVDLMKAGASDYLTKSKVSPESLVLLVRNSIRLYEAERKTELASRQLHESNELLRRQNQELETQRQKIHLQNQQLIAATRLKDEFLANMSHELRTPLNAIIGMTEGLQELIYGELNPSQLKALQTVDRSATHLLALINDILDIAKIEAGQVKLELELTPIGPLCSASLAFIKQQALQKQIQIDIELSRNLPEMLVDRRRIQQALINLLTNAVKFTPESGRIKLEVSLSSLPVSSARDRMEVTCNHFVEISVRDTGIGIAQEHIGNLFKPFQQIDSALNRKYNGTGLGLAMVKSLVELHGGEVIVSSKVGAGSRFAIKLPYTPVREGESQAILPTTKPVCKQSSPEHCLVLLVEDNEANICTMSSYLEAKGYDLLLARSGWEAIELVQEETPDAILMDIQMPNMDGLETIQYIRQKLQMTAVPIIALTALAMPGDKERCMEAGANEYLSKPVQLRKLATIINSFQTGR from the coding sequence ATGGCCAAATTTTTGAAATTACTGATTGTTGATGATGACGAAGTGGATCGCATGGCGATTCTTAGGGCGATCGCGCGCAGCAGCCTTAAGGCAGACTGCGATGAGGCTCGCAATGGTGCAGAAGCAGTAGCCGCCATCGAAGCCGAGGACTACAACTGCGTATTTCTGGACTACCGGCTCCCCGATACCGATGGTTTGTCATTGGTTAAGGACATTCGTCAGGCCGATGTCAAAATTCCTTTGATCGTACTGACGGGACAAGGAGACGAGCAAATTGCTGTCGACTTGATGAAGGCTGGAGCTTCAGACTATTTAACGAAATCGAAGGTTTCACCGGAAAGCCTCGTCCTTCTTGTCCGCAACTCCATTCGTCTGTACGAAGCTGAACGCAAAACTGAACTGGCGTCTCGACAACTGCACGAGAGCAACGAACTGCTGAGACGGCAAAATCAAGAGCTAGAAACGCAGCGTCAGAAAATCCACCTGCAAAACCAGCAGCTGATCGCTGCCACCCGCCTGAAGGATGAATTCCTGGCGAATATGAGCCACGAACTCAGAACTCCTCTCAATGCGATTATTGGCATGACTGAAGGCTTGCAAGAGCTTATCTATGGCGAGCTCAATCCATCGCAACTGAAAGCACTTCAAACTGTCGATCGCAGTGCTACTCATTTACTCGCACTGATTAACGATATTCTGGACATCGCCAAAATTGAAGCGGGTCAAGTGAAACTAGAACTAGAACTGACGCCTATTGGTCCTCTATGTAGTGCGAGCTTAGCATTTATCAAACAGCAGGCACTTCAAAAGCAAATCCAGATTGATATAGAGTTATCCAGAAATCTGCCTGAGATGCTGGTGGACCGACGGCGCATTCAACAAGCATTGATTAACCTGCTTACTAATGCAGTCAAATTCACACCGGAGAGTGGACGAATTAAACTTGAGGTATCTCTTTCCTCTCTGCCAGTAAGTTCAGCTCGAGACAGAATGGAGGTAACTTGCAATCATTTCGTAGAAATTTCCGTTCGAGACACTGGAATTGGTATTGCGCAAGAACATATTGGCAATCTATTCAAGCCTTTTCAACAAATTGATAGTGCTCTCAATCGCAAATATAATGGTACTGGTTTGGGATTGGCTATGGTCAAGAGCCTTGTTGAACTGCATGGGGGTGAAGTTATTGTAAGCAGTAAAGTTGGTGCGGGTAGCCGTTTCGCCATCAAGTTGCCATATACTCCTGTTCGTGAAGGTGAATCCCAAGCCATACTTCCAACCACTAAGCCCGTCTGCAAACAGTCTTCTCCAGAGCATTGTTTAGTATTGCTAGTCGAAGATAACGAAGCCAATATCTGCACTATGTCGAGCTATTTGGAAGCTAAAGGGTATGACCTCCTACTTGCTCGTAGCGGTTGGGAAGCAATTGAATTAGTCCAGGAAGAAACTCCCGATGCGATCTTGATGGATATTCAAATGCCTAATATGGATGGTTTAGAGACAATTCAGTATATTCGCCAGAAACTCCAAATGACTGCTGTACCAATTATCGCCCTCACAGCACTAGCTATGCCCGGAGACAAAGAGCGATGCATGGAAGCTGGAGCTAATGAATATCTCAGCAAACCTGTTCAATTGAGAAAACTCGCCACCATAATTAATAGCTTTCAAACGGGAAGGTAA
- a CDS encoding hybrid sensor histidine kinase/response regulator, producing the protein METISILVIDDEPDNFDVIDSIYRINKSWFSENKPLNLCYSSSGQEAIDSLGAINPDLILLDVMMPVMDGIETCKKIKSTNDWKSIPIIILTALSTKEDLARCLEAGADDFVSKPINSVELMARTKSMLRIKWQFDEIKQYADIQKDAISVLNKSLQELKGNVEIGLSFDVKAPLTNLMGSLYILRSDYKKLKSERIHELVNLAYQSSLNLERLTCKFLTYLQIKSTDLSALECTSKLTKPRLNYIGNAIATKFSRPTDIEIIFEEKNNLVIGINQKHFQLLLEELLDNAFRFSSSGQPVTVLCSFADRKLDLWIIDRGKGIAVLQNDGLQEEDSLACIKQLSGFGLKIAISIIELYGGNIKISSMKDNGTKMHLQLSTQATKNIPDYSD; encoded by the coding sequence ATGGAAACTATCTCGATATTAGTTATTGATGATGAGCCAGATAATTTCGATGTTATTGATTCAATTTATAGAATCAATAAATCTTGGTTTTCAGAAAACAAGCCATTGAATTTATGTTATTCTAGTTCTGGCCAAGAAGCAATCGACTCATTGGGTGCTATCAATCCAGATCTAATTCTTCTAGACGTAATGATGCCAGTTATGGATGGCATTGAAACTTGTAAGAAAATCAAATCTACGAACGACTGGAAATCAATTCCGATAATCATTCTAACAGCCCTGAGCACTAAAGAAGATTTAGCGAGGTGTCTCGAAGCAGGTGCAGATGATTTCGTTAGTAAGCCCATCAACTCAGTTGAATTGATGGCAAGAACTAAGTCGATGCTTAGAATTAAATGGCAATTTGATGAGATAAAGCAATATGCAGATATCCAAAAAGACGCAATTTCCGTCCTAAATAAAAGCCTCCAAGAGTTAAAAGGTAATGTTGAAATAGGGCTTTCATTTGATGTCAAAGCTCCACTAACTAATCTAATGGGAAGCCTGTATATTCTCAGATCTGACTACAAAAAATTAAAATCCGAACGGATTCATGAATTAGTCAATCTTGCTTACCAGTCTTCACTTAATTTAGAGAGGCTTACATGTAAGTTTCTTACGTATCTTCAAATTAAATCAACTGATTTATCTGCTCTAGAATGTACGAGTAAGCTAACAAAACCTAGGTTGAACTATATTGGTAATGCGATAGCTACTAAATTCAGCCGCCCTACTGACATTGAAATCATCTTCGAAGAGAAAAATAATTTAGTAATTGGCATTAATCAAAAGCATTTTCAGTTACTGCTTGAAGAATTATTAGATAATGCGTTTCGATTTTCTAGTTCTGGCCAACCTGTAACAGTTCTCTGTAGCTTTGCCGATCGCAAACTCGATCTTTGGATTATCGATCGAGGTAAAGGAATTGCAGTATTACAAAATGATGGTTTGCAGGAAGAGGATAGCTTAGCTTGTATTAAGCAGCTATCTGGGTTTGGACTCAAAATAGCTATCTCAATTATTGAACTATACGGTGGCAATATTAAGATATCGAGCATGAAAGATAATGGAACTAAGATGCACTTGCAATTATCTACCCAGGCGACTAAAAATATTCCAGATTATAGTGACTAA
- a CDS encoding Gfo/Idh/MocA family protein produces the protein MDRSSPQPIRDLPHPLPIGTIGVGNMGQHHARVLSLMKDVEVVGVADVNVERGLDIASRYQAHFYEDYRDLLPHVAAVCIAVPTKLHYEVGMACLNAGVHVLMEKPLAASILEAEALVNQAADSHLTLQVGHIERFNPSFQELSNVLQREELLAVEAHRMSPYSSRANDVSVVFDLMIHDIDLLLELIPYPVIDVTASGNKTAHTASKFLDFVTATLRFSNNVIATLTSSKVTHRKLRCIAAHCKDSLTEADFLNNEILIHRQTTANYTTEYGQVLYRQDGLIEKVYTQNVEPLSAELEHFVQCVRGGSEPSVGGEQALKALRLAYEIEQLALRSALSVSEISQSIPTPHTVLT, from the coding sequence ATGGATCGATCCTCTCCGCAGCCCATTCGAGACCTTCCACATCCACTCCCCATTGGAACGATCGGCGTCGGCAATATGGGCCAACATCACGCCCGCGTCTTGAGCTTGATGAAGGATGTTGAAGTGGTGGGTGTGGCCGATGTCAATGTCGAACGCGGTTTAGATATCGCCAGCCGCTACCAAGCTCACTTTTACGAAGATTATCGAGACTTGCTGCCCCATGTGGCCGCAGTTTGCATTGCCGTACCGACTAAATTGCACTACGAAGTCGGCATGGCCTGTCTCAATGCAGGCGTCCACGTCTTGATGGAAAAACCGCTGGCCGCCAGCATTCTCGAAGCAGAAGCCTTGGTCAATCAAGCCGCTGATAGCCATCTCACTCTGCAAGTGGGTCATATCGAGCGGTTCAACCCCTCCTTTCAAGAGCTATCGAATGTCTTGCAGCGAGAAGAACTCCTGGCGGTAGAAGCCCACCGCATGAGCCCCTATTCCAGCCGAGCCAACGATGTCTCGGTGGTGTTCGACTTGATGATCCACGACATCGATCTCCTGCTCGAATTAATTCCTTATCCCGTTATCGATGTCACCGCCAGCGGCAACAAAACAGCTCACACCGCCTCCAAATTTCTCGACTTCGTGACGGCAACCCTACGGTTTTCTAACAATGTCATTGCCACCCTGACATCGAGCAAGGTGACCCATCGCAAGCTGCGCTGCATCGCTGCCCACTGTAAAGACTCTCTCACCGAAGCCGATTTTCTCAATAACGAGATCCTGATTCATCGCCAAACCACCGCCAATTACACTACCGAGTACGGCCAAGTGCTCTATCGCCAAGACGGTCTGATCGAGAAGGTCTACACCCAAAATGTGGAACCGTTGAGTGCCGAGCTAGAGCATTTCGTGCAATGCGTGCGGGGGGGCAGCGAACCCTCTGTGGGAGGAGAGCAGGCACTGAAGGCATTGCGCTTGGCCTACGAAATCGAACAACTCGCCCTGAGGAGCGCACTGTCAGTCTCAGAAATTTCCCAGTCTATCCCCACCCCCCATACAGTTCTGACCTAG
- a CDS encoding Tex family protein: protein MLDFVPFLARELSLRPAQVQNALELLGEGATVPFIARYRKERTGEMDETQLRALQDRYTYLKELEERKTTVLDAIASQNKLTDALRAKIEACVQKTELEDLYLPYRPKRRTRAAIAREKGLEPLAEFIRSLNRPNATPANLEGEASRYVDAVKGVESAADALKGASDILAEAVAEQAELRAYLREFLLKSGEFAAKIKSDYPEGSTKFEMYRDYRKPLRGIAPHNVLALLRGQAEGILTLKLKFDEGAVLSHLADRLVRSRAKNVREFYAAMLSDALQRLLKPSLTAAAIATKKAWADAESIQTFAANLKDLLLAAPAGMKPTLGIDPGFRTGCKVAALDRTGKFLEYRAIFPHQSQTQREEAAQFLRQTIARHGIELIAIGNGTASRETDAFVTEAIADLKPKPIQVTVSEAGASVYSASEVAIAEFPDLDVTVRGAIAIGRRLQDPLAELVKVEPKSIGVGQYQHDVEQKLLKKQLDETVESCVNFVGVDLNTASKELLTYVAGLTAAVANNIVNYRNENGAFGDRRQLLEVPKLGPKAFEQAAGFLRIRDGKQPLDNTAVHPESYAIVKAIASDLGRPLDQLVQSPDRLQSLDLQRYVSDSVGEPTLRDIVRELEKPGRDPRAQFTYATFAEGIDEIADLAVGMELEGVVTNVANFGAFVDIGVHQDGLVHISQLADRFVRDPKEVVKVGQVVKVRVLEINEQLSRISLSMKAAAAERSPSQRPVRKPRH from the coding sequence ATGCTCGATTTCGTTCCATTCTTAGCTCGCGAACTGTCATTGCGTCCCGCGCAGGTTCAAAATGCTTTGGAGTTGCTGGGGGAGGGGGCTACGGTGCCGTTTATTGCGCGCTACCGGAAGGAACGCACGGGGGAGATGGACGAAACACAACTGCGGGCACTGCAGGATCGCTATACCTATTTGAAGGAGCTGGAAGAGCGTAAGACAACGGTGCTCGATGCGATCGCCTCTCAAAACAAACTGACGGATGCACTGCGAGCCAAAATCGAAGCCTGCGTTCAAAAGACCGAACTGGAAGATCTCTATCTGCCCTACCGTCCCAAACGCCGCACGCGGGCGGCGATCGCCCGAGAAAAAGGCTTGGAACCGCTGGCGGAGTTTATCCGATCGCTCAATCGTCCCAACGCTACCCCAGCAAATCTAGAGGGAGAAGCCAGTCGCTATGTGGATGCGGTCAAAGGGGTGGAGAGCGCGGCGGATGCGCTTAAAGGGGCATCGGACATTCTGGCGGAGGCTGTGGCGGAGCAAGCCGAGCTGCGGGCTTACCTGCGGGAGTTTCTACTGAAGTCGGGGGAGTTTGCGGCCAAAATCAAGTCAGATTATCCTGAGGGCTCGACGAAATTTGAGATGTATCGCGACTACCGCAAGCCGTTGAGGGGGATCGCGCCCCACAATGTTTTGGCGCTGCTGCGGGGACAGGCAGAAGGCATTTTGACGCTGAAGCTGAAGTTTGACGAGGGGGCGGTGCTTTCCCATCTGGCCGATCGCCTGGTGAGATCGCGGGCCAAAAATGTGCGGGAGTTTTACGCTGCGATGCTCTCGGATGCGCTGCAGCGCTTGCTGAAACCGTCTCTGACTGCGGCGGCGATCGCCACCAAGAAGGCTTGGGCAGATGCCGAATCGATTCAAACCTTTGCGGCTAACTTGAAGGATCTGTTGTTGGCGGCTCCGGCGGGCATGAAGCCCACATTGGGGATCGATCCCGGCTTTCGCACGGGCTGCAAAGTGGCGGCACTCGACCGCACGGGCAAGTTTTTGGAGTACCGGGCAATTTTTCCGCACCAGTCACAGACCCAGCGAGAAGAGGCGGCACAGTTTCTGCGCCAGACGATCGCGCGACACGGGATTGAGTTGATTGCCATTGGCAACGGCACCGCCAGTCGAGAGACGGATGCGTTTGTGACAGAGGCGATCGCCGATCTGAAACCGAAGCCCATTCAGGTGACGGTGAGTGAAGCGGGGGCCTCGGTGTATTCGGCCAGCGAGGTGGCGATCGCCGAGTTTCCCGATTTGGATGTGACGGTGCGGGGGGCGATCGCGATCGGGCGGCGGTTGCAAGACCCGTTAGCCGAATTGGTCAAGGTCGAGCCCAAGTCGATTGGGGTGGGGCAATATCAACACGATGTCGAGCAGAAATTGCTCAAGAAACAATTAGATGAAACGGTCGAAAGCTGCGTCAACTTTGTCGGAGTCGACCTCAATACTGCCTCAAAGGAACTACTGACTTACGTTGCAGGGTTGACTGCTGCTGTGGCCAACAACATCGTGAATTATCGCAACGAAAACGGCGCGTTTGGCGATCGCCGCCAACTGCTCGAAGTACCGAAACTGGGACCTAAAGCCTTCGAACAAGCGGCTGGTTTTTTGCGCATTCGCGATGGCAAGCAGCCCTTGGATAACACGGCAGTCCACCCCGAGAGTTACGCGATTGTGAAGGCGATCGCCAGCGATCTGGGACGGCCTCTAGACCAACTGGTGCAAAGTCCAGATCGACTGCAATCCCTGGACCTGCAACGCTATGTCAGCGATTCCGTCGGCGAGCCCACGCTGCGGGATATCGTCCGAGAACTGGAAAAACCCGGTCGCGATCCCCGCGCCCAATTCACCTACGCCACCTTTGCAGAAGGCATCGACGAGATCGCCGATTTGGCGGTGGGGATGGAGCTAGAAGGGGTGGTGACTAACGTGGCGAACTTCGGGGCGTTTGTGGATATTGGCGTCCATCAAGATGGCTTGGTCCATATTTCGCAGTTAGCCGATCGGTTCGTCCGCGATCCGAAAGAGGTGGTGAAAGTGGGACAGGTGGTGAAGGTTCGCGTTCTGGAGATTAACGAACAACTGAGCCGCATCAGTTTGTCGATGAAAGCTGCCGCTGCTGAGCGATCGCCCTCTCAGCGACCGGTGCGCAAGCCGCGACATTAG
- the pruA gene encoding L-glutamate gamma-semialdehyde dehydrogenase encodes MIAPTADTSLYEAATQEIGRKLLTATRSPQTLFAQLHWADRLLAWTLENPGLRVQLFRLIDCLPSLHSKPEIARHLREYLTDESVELPDPLKTLLNFTQPDSIPGQLAATTFTTAVAALARKYIAGETLPQALKSIERLRSHKLAFSMDLLGEAVIAESEAQSYLDRYLDTIDRLSQAAQAWKTVPEIDLADGNPLPQVQVSVKLTAFDSQFDPLDAAGSQKKVSGRIRLLLRLARELGVAIHFDMEQYAYKDLTIAILQDLLMEPEFRDRDDIGVTLQAYLRDSDRDLRAWIAWAKQRGTPVTVRLVKGAYWDQETIRAIQQEWPQPVFNHKALTDAKFEQLTQLLLENHDYLYAAIGSHNVRSQARAIAIARALQIPRRRIELQVLYGMADRLAAALAEEGFRVRVYTPFGQLIPGMSYLIRRLLENTANSSFLRQSSGDVSAERLLAPPQTVRETPLASPPGFRNAASTDFSKAEATERALQAIETVRQQLGLTYQPLIDGQWIETQHQIESENPSNPAEIVGRIQMGGLDNVERAIAAAKAAFPAWKRTPVSERAELLRRVGDRMAARQAELTAWMVLETGKPIREADADVVEAIDFCRYYADRMEQLDRGEQYDLPGETNRYHYQPRGIAAVISPWNFPLAIPTGMVMAALVAGNCTILKPSLQSCAIAAKLAELLVEAGVPDGVFQFLPGRGSEVGAALVKHPDVHLITFTGSQEVGCQIYADAAVLQPGQTHLKRVIAEMGGKNAIIVDESADLDLTVQGVVKSAFGYSGQKCSACSRTIVLAPIYEAFLKRLVEATRSLAIGPADNPGTTVGPVIAAAARDRIRRAIAEAQNEATIALAMETPKNGYFVGPTLFSDVDPSSTLAQQEIFGPVLAVMKVETFAEAIAIANSTPYALTGGVYSRTPSHIQQAQQEFEVGNLYINRSITGAIVNRQPFGGFKLSGVGSKAGGPDYLLQFLEPRTVTENIQRQGFAPLDSDSEGRSPQG; translated from the coding sequence ATGATTGCTCCAACGGCAGACACGAGCCTCTACGAAGCCGCCACTCAAGAGATTGGCCGCAAACTGCTGACAGCCACCCGATCGCCCCAAACCCTCTTCGCCCAACTCCACTGGGCCGATCGCCTCCTAGCCTGGACCCTGGAAAACCCCGGCCTGAGAGTGCAACTCTTTCGCCTCATCGACTGCCTCCCCTCCCTCCACAGCAAACCCGAAATAGCCCGCCACCTGCGCGAATACCTCACGGACGAAAGCGTCGAATTGCCCGACCCCCTCAAAACCCTGCTGAACTTCACCCAACCCGACTCCATCCCCGGCCAACTCGCCGCCACCACCTTCACCACCGCCGTCGCTGCCCTAGCCCGCAAATACATCGCCGGAGAAACCCTACCCCAAGCCCTCAAATCGATCGAGCGCCTGCGCAGCCACAAACTCGCCTTCAGCATGGATCTGCTGGGCGAAGCCGTCATCGCCGAATCCGAAGCCCAGTCCTACCTCGATCGCTACTTAGATACCATCGATCGCCTCAGCCAAGCCGCCCAAGCCTGGAAAACCGTTCCCGAAATCGATCTCGCCGACGGCAACCCTCTGCCTCAGGTGCAAGTGTCCGTCAAACTCACCGCCTTTGACTCGCAATTCGATCCGCTCGATGCGGCGGGCAGTCAGAAAAAAGTGAGCGGTCGCATTCGCCTACTGCTGCGCCTCGCCCGAGAACTAGGCGTCGCCATCCACTTCGACATGGAGCAATACGCCTACAAAGACCTCACCATTGCTATTCTGCAAGACCTGCTGATGGAGCCAGAGTTTCGCGATCGGGACGATATTGGCGTCACCCTGCAAGCCTATCTGCGAGACAGCGATCGCGATTTACGCGCTTGGATTGCCTGGGCCAAACAGCGCGGCACCCCCGTTACAGTGCGCTTGGTCAAAGGAGCCTATTGGGACCAAGAAACCATCCGCGCCATACAACAGGAGTGGCCACAACCGGTCTTCAATCACAAAGCTCTCACCGATGCAAAGTTCGAACAGTTGACCCAACTGCTGTTGGAAAATCACGATTACCTCTACGCCGCTATTGGCAGCCATAACGTGCGATCGCAAGCGCGGGCGATCGCGATCGCCAGAGCACTCCAAATCCCGCGCCGCCGCATCGAACTGCAGGTGCTGTACGGCATGGCCGATCGCTTGGCGGCTGCATTGGCAGAAGAAGGCTTTCGAGTTCGGGTCTATACTCCATTCGGCCAGCTCATTCCCGGCATGTCTTACCTGATTCGACGCTTGCTAGAAAACACCGCCAACTCGTCTTTCTTGCGCCAAAGTTCCGGCGATGTCTCCGCCGAGAGATTACTCGCCCCTCCTCAGACTGTCAGAGAAACGCCGCTCGCCTCCCCGCCAGGATTCCGCAATGCTGCCAGTACTGATTTCAGCAAGGCGGAAGCGACGGAACGGGCTCTGCAAGCGATTGAAACCGTCCGACAACAACTGGGACTCACCTACCAACCCCTGATCGACGGCCAATGGATTGAAACCCAGCACCAAATCGAGTCCGAAAACCCTTCTAACCCTGCAGAGATTGTCGGGCGCATTCAGATGGGAGGCTTGGATAATGTGGAGCGGGCGATCGCCGCTGCCAAAGCAGCTTTCCCGGCCTGGAAACGAACGCCAGTCAGCGAGCGAGCCGAGCTGCTGCGACGGGTGGGCGATCGCATGGCCGCTCGACAGGCCGAGCTGACGGCCTGGATGGTGCTGGAAACCGGTAAACCCATCCGAGAAGCGGATGCTGATGTGGTGGAGGCGATTGATTTTTGCCGCTATTACGCCGATCGCATGGAGCAACTCGATCGCGGCGAGCAATACGACCTACCCGGTGAGACTAACCGCTATCACTATCAACCGCGCGGCATTGCCGCAGTCATTTCGCCGTGGAATTTCCCTTTAGCAATTCCCACCGGCATGGTGATGGCTGCACTGGTGGCGGGCAACTGCACTATTCTCAAACCCTCGCTACAATCTTGCGCGATCGCCGCTAAGCTCGCGGAACTGTTGGTAGAAGCTGGAGTACCTGACGGTGTCTTCCAATTCCTGCCCGGTCGAGGCAGCGAGGTGGGCGCGGCCTTGGTGAAACACCCCGACGTACATTTAATTACCTTCACGGGCTCGCAGGAGGTGGGCTGCCAGATCTACGCCGATGCGGCTGTGCTGCAGCCGGGACAAACCCATCTCAAGCGCGTCATTGCCGAGATGGGGGGGAAAAACGCCATTATCGTAGACGAAAGTGCCGATCTCGATCTGACAGTGCAGGGGGTCGTGAAATCTGCCTTCGGCTACAGCGGTCAGAAGTGCTCTGCCTGCTCCCGCACCATCGTCCTCGCCCCCATTTACGAAGCCTTCCTCAAACGTCTTGTGGAAGCAACGCGATCGCTCGCCATCGGTCCCGCCGACAATCCTGGCACCACTGTGGGACCGGTTATCGCAGCCGCCGCCAGAGATCGCATCCGCAGAGCGATCGCCGAGGCACAAAACGAAGCCACCATTGCCCTAGCCATGGAAACGCCCAAAAACGGCTACTTTGTCGGTCCTACCCTCTTTAGCGATGTCGATCCCAGCTCCACTCTGGCCCAGCAGGAAATTTTTGGACCGGTATTAGCTGTGATGAAAGTGGAAACCTTTGCTGAAGCGATCGCGATCGCCAACTCAACCCCTTACGCCCTCACGGGTGGCGTCTATTCCCGCACTCCCTCCCATATCCAACAAGCCCAGCAGGAGTTTGAAGTGGGCAATCTCTACATCAACCGCAGCATTACCGGGGCGATCGTGAATCGACAGCCATTTGGCGGCTTCAAACTATCGGGGGTGGGCTCGAAAGCGGGTGGCCCCGATTATCTCTTGCAATTCCTCGAACCCCGCACCGTCACGGAAAATATCCAGCGCCAGGGGTTTGCGCCACTGGACAGCGATTCAGAGGGCCGATCGCCGCAGGGCTAA
- a CDS encoding site-specific DNA-methyltransferase, with protein MDAVEYLESISDCTIDCIITDPPYESLEKHRKVGTTTRLKQSKASSNKWFDIFPNNRFEELLIHLFRVLKKNSHFYLFCDQTTMFVVKPIAESVGFRFWKPLVWDKQRIGMGYHYRSRYEFILFFEKGKRKLNDLGVPDIIEYPRIHRGYPTEKPYKVSEVLVKQSTQVGEVILDPFVGSGSVGIASVNLGRHFLGCDSNSEAVALSDERISSMTGKLSEDYFKEQMGILK; from the coding sequence ATGGATGCAGTTGAGTATTTGGAATCTATATCAGATTGCACTATTGATTGTATTATTACCGATCCTCCTTATGAATCACTAGAAAAACATCGCAAGGTTGGAACAACTACTCGACTCAAGCAAAGCAAAGCTTCAAGTAATAAATGGTTCGATATTTTTCCAAATAATCGATTTGAAGAATTGTTGATTCATTTATTTAGGGTATTAAAGAAGAACTCTCACTTTTATCTTTTCTGTGATCAAACTACAATGTTTGTGGTAAAGCCGATAGCTGAGTCTGTTGGTTTTCGGTTTTGGAAGCCTCTTGTTTGGGACAAGCAGCGGATAGGCATGGGGTATCACTATCGGAGTAGATATGAGTTTATTTTATTCTTTGAGAAAGGAAAACGAAAACTCAATGATCTTGGAGTTCCTGACATCATTGAATATCCCAGAATTCATAGAGGATATCCAACGGAAAAGCCCTACAAAGTATCTGAAGTTCTTGTCAAGCAAAGCACCCAGGTCGGAGAAGTAATCTTAGATCCCTTTGTTGGATCAGGCTCGGTAGGTATAGCTTCAGTCAACTTAGGTCGTCACTTTCTAGGTTGTGACTCGAATTCTGAAGCTGTTGCTTTGTCTGATGAACGTATTTCTTCGATGACTGGAAAGCTATCAGAAGACTACTTTAAGGAGCAAATGGGGATACTGAAATGA